The following are encoded together in the Lathyrus oleraceus cultivar Zhongwan6 chromosome 3, CAAS_Psat_ZW6_1.0, whole genome shotgun sequence genome:
- the LOC127126612 gene encoding probable zinc metalloprotease EGY1, chloroplastic, with protein MATLSSCTLLPLNSDFRFNPVRRSFRNKIHCHRLNSHVSQWGNLKHVGFDRFRCFSINNKDGVDAEGETGNNNDSKPNVTTTSPDEDKSTTPSVSQMSSLYSLESVYNEAILDSFKLMELLEPEKVDPADVKLIKDKLFGYSTFWVTREEPFGEYGEGVLFIGNLRGKREDVFSILQNRLVEAIGDKYRLFMLEEPESDSYDPRGGPRVSFGLALKEVFEPKGTTLWEYVIASLLFFLTIGTSVELGIASQISRLPLELVKFLKDPNYTQVPDMELLYPFVDSALPVAYGVLGVLLFHEVGHFLAAFPKRVKLGIPFFIPHITLGSFGAITQFKSVLPDRSTQVDISLAGPFAGSVLSFSMFAVGLLLSSNPDAAGDLVQVPSTLFQGSLLLGLISRATLGYAAIHAATVSIHPLVIAGWCGLTIQAFNMLPAGCLDGGRSVQGAFGKCAQGVFSLTTYLLLGLGVLGGPLSLAWGCFAIFAQMSPEKPCLDDVTEVGTWRQSFVAVAIFLAVLTLLPVSDELADELGIGLVNTFQF; from the exons ATGGCGACTCTATCGAGTTGCACTTTATTGCCTCTAAACTCCGACTTCCGCTTCAACCCGGTTCGCCGCTCCTTCAGGAACAAAATCCACTGCCACCGTCTCAATTCACATGTATCCCAATGGGGAAACTTGAAGCACGTTGGTTTCGATAGGTTTAGGTGTTTTTCGATTAACAATAAAGACGGTGTTGATGCTGAAGGGGAAACTGGTAACAATAATGATTCTAAACCCAATGTAACCACCACTTCGCCTGATGAAGATAAATCAACCACTCCTTCCGTTTCTCAAATG TCATCTCTGTACTCACTTGAATCTGTATACAACGAAGCAATACTTGATTCTTTCAAACTCATGGAACTCCTTGAACCTGAGAAGGTTGATCCTGCTGATGTAAAGCTAATTAAGGATAAGCTTTTTGGTTATTCCACCTTTTGGGTGACCAGAGAGGAGCCTTTTGGGGAATATGGAGAAGGCGTTCTTTTCATCGGAAATTTAAGGGGAAAGAGAGAGGATGTGTTTTCCATACTCCAAAATCGGCTAGTTGAGGCCATTGGTGATAAGTACAGGCTTTTTATGCTGGAGGAACCTGAGTCAGACAGTTATGATCCACGGGGTGGTCCACGTGTTAGCTTTGGTTTGGCACTGAAGGAGGTTTTTGAGCCCAAGGGAACCACACTTTGGGAATATGTCATTGCATCTTTGTTGTTTTTTCTCACCATTGGTACCTCAGTGGAGCTAGGAATTGCATCTCAG ATCAGCAGACTTCCCCTAGAACTTGTGAAATTCTTGAAAGATCCTAACTATACGCAAGTCCCGGATATGGAGCTGCTATATCCATTTGTTGACTCAGCTTTACCTGTAGCATATGGTGTCTTGGGGGTTCTTTTATTTCAT GAAGTTGGACACTTTTTAGCTGCGTTTCCCAAACGAGTAAAATTAGGCATTCCTTTCTTCATTCCCCATATCACACTTGGCAGCTTTGGTGCTATTACTCAG TTTAAGTCCGTCCTTCCTGATAGAAGTACACAAGTAGACATATCACTTGCGGGTCCCTTTGCTGGTAGTGTGTTATCATTTTCAATGTTTGCCGTTGGTCTTCTTCTTTCATCAAATCCAGATGCAGCTGGAGATTTGGTGCAAGTTCCTAGCACGCTGTTTCAAGGTTCCTTGCTACTTGGTTTGATCAGTAGAGCGACTCTTGGTTATGC AGCAATTCATGCTGCAACAGTTTCAATTCATCCTCTCGTGATTGCAGGATG GTGTGGTTTAACCATCCAAGCTTTTAACATGCTTCCAGCGGGGTGCCTTGATGGTGGCAGGTCTGTGCAG GGTGCTTTTGGAAAATGTGCACAAGGGGTCTTTAGTTTGACCACTTATTTACTGCTAGGGTTGGGAGTG CTCGGCGGACCTCTTTCCCTTGCTTGGGGATGTTTTGCTATATTTGCGCAG ATGTCACCGGAGAAACCATGCTTAGACGATGTGACAGAAGTTGGAACATGGAGACAGAGTTTTGTGGCGGTTGCTATTTTTCTTGCTGTCTTGACTCTTCTGCCTGTTTCGGATGAGCTTGCAGATGAGCTTGGCATAGGTCTTGTAAACACATTTCAGTTTTAA
- the LOC127126609 gene encoding uncharacterized protein LOC127126609 yields the protein MVGRAYIYISVMMSWNQKNQIKSMARSAGRFTFTRCFFYFSLNLLFFFFISSLAHDEQTLTTLKGVDIEKPVLDVSPSLPLGNSDTEGVKNKNIKLCERVQVSGISRLNLRSYANSYHITLAPSVAIPERLHTKIKICFHKNNTLGWCQCEKDEWRGVQKGVWSAVMSPYETRYVDVKIDREILGSVTVALEEGFQQWRLISLAAGLIMLLLAPIISSWVPFYYSSSMAIGIFLVVIIILFQGMKFLPTGRKNIFYLAIYGSVLGAGSFLLHQFSMIVNSILQSFGLSEEMHNPVALFVLLGIILAGAALGYWIVRRFVISKEDGTVDAGVAQFVKWAMRIIGATFVLQSTLDTPLAFGALISCGVVCQIGSLIKLLHGWYETSGNDDYSLNWARGTPSRAEFLSKSPPKGKMWNSPKSGSNGKMWNNPKRTSWSDSPVRGIVSPSSGFSTQTSGTQLGTNYYSTFHKTGNRKKFTKEEWDDFTRDSTKQALAEWAASPEFTDWIIEHADRIKLLPSESSDEILGSESDSTEGGSGSGNGFRFFSWQ from the exons ATGGTCGGTCgcgcatatatatatatatccgTAATGATGAGCTGGAACcaaaaaaatcaaatcaaatcgATGGCAAGAAGCGCGGGTCGATTCACCTTCACACGGTGCTTCTTCTACTTCTCTCTCAACCtacttttcttcttcttcatttcttcACTCGCCCACGATGAACAAACCCTAACCACTCTCAAAG GTGTTGATATTGAAAAACCAGTTTTGGATGTATCTCCTTCCTTACCTTTGGGGAACTCTGATACTGAAGGTgttaaaaataaaaacattaaGCTATGTGAGCGTGTTCAAGTTTCTGGCATCTCGAGATTGAACCTCCGAAGCTATGCTAATTCATATCATATTACTCTGGCTCCATCTGTTGCCATTCCAGAAAGATTGCATACCAAAATTAAGATTTGTTTTCACAA GAATAATACTCTTGGATGGTGTCAGTGTGAAAAGGATGAATGGAGGGGTGTACAGAAGGGGGTCTGGAGTGCAGTTATGTCACCTTACGAGACTAGATATGTTGATGTCAAGATTGATCGGGAAATACTGGGTTCAGTTACAGTTGCACTCGAAGAAG GTTTTCAGCAATGGCGTCTCATTAGTCTTGCTGCTGGATTGATAATGTTGCTGTTGGCTCCAATTATTAGCAGTTGGGTTCCGTTTTATTACAGCAGTTCAATGGCCATTGGAATCTTTCTTGTCGTTATAATCATTCTTTTTCAG GGCATGAAATTTTTGCCAACAGGAAGAAAAAATATCTTTTACCTTGCTATATATGGATCAGTG CTTGGAGCTGGGTCATTCCTTTTGCATCAATTCTCTATGATTGTCAATTCAATTCTTCAAAGTTTTGGGTTGAGTGAAGAGATGCACAATCCG GTTGCCCTTTTTGTACTACTGGGTATCATCTTGGCTGGAGCTGCTTTAGGCTACTGGATTGTCAGGAGATTTGTTATTTCAAAAGAAGACGGTACTGTGGATGCTGGGGTTGCTCAGTTTGTGAAATGGGCAATGCGCATTATTGGGGCTACCTTTGTTTTGCAG AGCACTCTTGATACTCCTCTCGCATTTGGAGCCTTAATCTCTTGTGGAGTTGTTTGCCAAATTGGTTCTTTAATAAAATTACTTCATGGATG GTATGAAACTTCAGGGAATGATGATTATTCGCTGAACTGGGCGAGAGGAACTCCCAGTCGTGCAGAATTCCTTAGCAAGTCACCTCCTAAAGGAAAAATGTGGAATAGCCCTAAAAGTGGCTCTAATGGAAAAATGTGGAACAACCCTAAAAGGACGTCCTGGTCTGACTCTCCTGTGAGAG GTATTGTTTCACCCTCTTCTGGGTTTTCGACACAAACTTCTGGGACTCAATTAGGGACAAATTATTATTCAACCTTCCACAAGACGGGCAACAGGAAGAAGTTCACTAAGGAAGAGTGGGATGACTTCACCAGAGACTCCACCAAGCAAGCTTTAGCTGAATGGGCAGCATCTCCAGAATTCACTGATTGGATCATTGAACACGCGGATCGGATAAAACTGCTTCCGAGCGAGAGTTCGGATGAGATATTGGGGAGTGAATCAGATTCCACAGAAGGAGGAAGTGGAAGTGGAAATGGATTTCGATTTTTTAGTTGGCAGTGA
- the LOC127126608 gene encoding uncharacterized protein LOC127126608 encodes MYLPRHILIRTFLHRRPFSHSAAAILHPPEPDLEPLTYLEGFPKPDPKYDETILAIPRRDSGKNISAKERKVGRVPSIVFEQEDGQHGGNKRLISVRSDQIRKLINHLGRSFFLSRLFHLHVLHQFDSDSNPNDDNVIENVRVLPRSIHLKAGTDAPLNVTFIRAPSDALLKVDIPIVFIGDDISPGLKKGASLNTIKRTVKYLCPADIIPPYIEVDLSELDVGQKVLMGDLNIHPALKLLHSKDEAVCKIMGQRVSEQQPKKSK; translated from the exons ATGTATCTCCCCCGCCACATACTCATCAGAACCTTCCTTCACCGCCGTCCATTCTCCCATTCCGCCGCCGCCATCCTCCACCCCCCAGAGCCAGACCTAGAGCCGCTCACCTACCTCGAAGGCTTTCCAAAACCTGACCCTAAGTACGACGAGACCATCCTCGCTATCCCCCGCAGAGATTCCGGGAAGAACATTTCGGCCAAGGAGCGCAAAGTCGGTCGCGTTCCGAGCATAGTGTTCGAGCAGGAGGACGGCCAGCACGGCGGTAACAAACGCCTCATTTCCGTCCGCTCCGATCAGATCAGGAAGCTCATTAACCATCTCGGACGCTCGTTTTTCCTCTCACGCCTCTTCCATCTACACGTTCTCCACCAATTCGACTCTGATTCAAACCCTAACGATGACAATGTCATTGAGAACGTTCGCGTTTTGCCCCGCAGT ATTCATTTGAAAGCTGGCACAGATGCACCTTTGAATGTTACATTTATAAGGGCTCCTTCAGATGCTTTGTTGAAAGTTGATATTCCTATTGTATTCATAGGAGATGATATTTCCCCTGGACTCAAGAAAG GTGCTTCTTTGAATACCATCAAAAGGACTGTTAAGTATCTATGCCCTGCAGACATTATTCCCCCCTATATTGAAGTGGATTTAAGTGAGTTAGATGTGGGCCAGAAGGTGCTCATGGGTGATCTCAATATTCATCCTGCATTAAAACTTCTTCACTCCAAAGACGAAGCTGTTTGTAAAATTATGGGCCAAAGGGTTTCTGAACAACAACCAAAGAAATCCAAGTAA